The genomic region GGTCCCTACACGTGTGACTTCAAAAAGCACAGGATGATGGGCGTGTGTAGAGGGACCACGAACGTAGGACGTGTTGGAGTGGCGACCGGCGTGGCTGGCGGAGCATCGAGTTCGATCTCCCGAACTTTACGTAAAAGAGACCCGATGAATTTACTCATCGAGGTCTTTTGCTCAGTTCGGATGTGGACGCGTACATTGTCTAGATCCTCGGAGTATTTGGCGATTTCTTTGTCGATCTCTAGCATGGCCCGCTGGCACGATCTCCCACGGTGACGTTAGGCCtatttttcttgccattttcttctctcgGTTAAGTggggaacgtattcacgtagccatctgtTCCAAAAGTGCTGAAGGATGGCTTGACTTTGCTGAAACTGcttgttggttacgttcaAGTCTTTCACGTCGGCCAATTGTAGGGGCAAGTATGGCCGAGCTCCACCGTATAAAAAGTGATTTGGCATTAACggatccgggtcttctgggTCCATACTAAGGTGGGTTAACGGCTGAGCGTTCAATAAAGCTGCTACTTCAGCAATTACAGTTCGTAGCACTTGATCCGTGACTAGGCAATTTCCGATGCGGGTCTTCATTGCCCGTTTGCAGGATTGTAGAatcctttcccaaacaccACCGAAATGGGGTGGAGAAAAATGCCACTCAATCTGTTGACAAGCCATTACTGTTTGGAGCTCTTCGTGTTTACTGATGAGTTCTTCCAAGGCTTGCCGTAACTCCTGCTCGGCGGTGACAAAGTTAGTCCCATTGTCACTGTAGACGACCTTCGCTTTTCCGCGTAGGCTTGTAAAACGGGAGAAGCATAATAGGAACTCATCCATACTGAAACCGTTAGCTACCTCGAGGTGAACTGCTCGGGTCGTCAAACACGTAAACAGACTGACCCAACGTTTTTCATGTCTTCTTCCCCGTCCACCAACTCTTACCGTCAAGGGGCCAAAGTAATcgatccctgtgtacgtgGACGCGGGTAGATGAGGCGTTAAACGATGAATTGGAAGGGAAGCCATCAACGGCGGGCTGGGCTTCGCCGACGTGCGCTTGCAAGGCCAGCAGTTGTTGAGTACAGATTTTACCACCTTGCGTTCAGAAAGTATCCAGTAGCGAGAACGGAGGTCCGTCAGCAATCTTTCTGTCTTGACGTGCATGTTTCTAACGTGGTGATCCCAAATTATTCTTTTCGTTAAAAGTTGAGATGCTGGTAGAAGTATGGGGTGTTTGGCTGCATAGTCGATCGGCGCTtgaagtatacgtccgccAATTCGCATCTGTCCAACTTCATCCAAGAAGGGTTGGAAAGTGCGAAgttttgatctgagtggtaattccagattcttgcgaagggcgtagACTTCTTCAGAAAAGGCTAATTTTTGCGCGCGTACGATGCATTTCGTCAGCgatgttaccatttcttctacagTCAACTCTCCGACAATTGGTTTTTCATCACGTAGTTTTGCTCTAGCGTTGTTGGCAAATCTTTTGCTCCAGGCCAGCACTCGTTGAAGTCTCAAAGACTGGAAAAACGTGTGACGCATCGGTCGATGATATGATTCTCATCTTCCATTTTGACTGCTAAGACGTGGAACACGTTTACATCCCGTACTTCTGGCTCCGTTATTTCTTCCCAGGTGTACCATTCTGCTGGGTCTAGGTTCAGGAACGATGGCCCGCGATGAAAGTAGACCAATTCGTTGACGTCCTTTGGGTCGATACCCCTACTGCAGAGGTCCGCTAAGTTTGAATCTCCGGcaacatgacgccattgtcgacgagCTGTATTTCGAAGTATTTTTCCAatgcggttgttgacgaagacttcaaacTGGCAAGTTTTGGAATGGATCCACCGCAACACAATTTGTGAATCTGAGTGGAAGGTTACTTGGCGCAGATCGATTTATAGTTCACGGCAAATCGTGAGGGCGATGTTGAGACCTTCGACTGCCGCTTGTAGCTCTAAGCGTGGTATCGTGAGACCTTTCACCGGCGTGGCGTGCGTTTTCGACATGACGAATGACACGTTGACGGACTAGTCTTCGAATACAGTGTGGAAGTAGGCTACTGCTCCGTaccctttggagcttgcatcccTGAAGACGTGGAGATGCTGTTGAGTCCAACGTCCTGgtttgaaacggaagcatctcggCACCGACAGAGACCGTACCAGCAATAGAAAAGTTGATTCTATGTTTCTGGTACGACTTCGTCCCAACCGACCCGTTCTTCATTGGTCCAGATGTCTTGGAGTAGTGACTTCATTACGAATATAACAGGTGCGACCAGTCCCAACGGGTCATAGACGCTAGAGATGATGCTTAGGCAGGCTCGCTTCGTGAGTGTCACGTTGTTTGGcggcttccgaatcttgaaAGTCAGCATATCTCTCTCGCTGTCCCACAATACTCCCAGCGTTCTTTCCACGGGAAGTTTCTCCAAGTCAAAATCCAGAGTTGGTGATGAGAGGCCGAATTCTCGTAGCGCTGCTATCACCGTTCTGGATGACGACGTCCATTTGGTCAAGTTGAATCCTCCTGGCTGAAGAAGGGATTTCATTTGCCGGAACCGTTTGATGACTTCGTCTTCGGAGTCGAAGGAGTCGAGAtaattgtcgacgtagaaattCCGCCGAACGCTATCAGCTACGTCTGGAAACTGGCTGCGGTGGCCATCTGCCGTCTTGTTGAGGGCAAAGATACAGCTCATTGGGGAGGAGATGGCTCCAAATACGTGCACcgtcatctggtacgttaacgGAGGTGAAATACTGCCAGGCGTCCGGTATAGAAATCGGAATGCTGCCTGGTCTTCTTCCGGGACCTTCACttggtggaacattttctcaatgtccgctccgactggtacGAGGTTACGGCGGAAGCGGATGAGCACCCCAAGCAGGTTAACGAGTAAGTTAGGGCCCCGGAGCAGGTTTTGAtttatcgatgtgccaccaaactcagCAGCTTCATCGAATACGACacgaactttggtcgatgacTGGAAGTgctcacgaccccgtggtgTGGTAGATACAACCTCTTGTTTGTCTCCGTCTGGGCTTCTTGGGTCGTTAGGAGTCGGACCTGTTTTAAGCTGATGTACTCCTTGACCACTGCATCGTACCTTTGGGCAAACTCCGCGTCTCGATGAAAATGTCGCTCGAGGgcgtagagcctcttcaatgcagatGCCCGATTCTTCGGGAGATTTACTtcgtcggctttccacattaagccgacttgGTACTGGTTACTAATACGTTTTATTGTAGACTCGAGGATGCGTTTTCCACGTAGGTCATCCTCCGATAGAACAGGTAgttctatttctacttcgtTTCCCACAAATTGccaaaacttcttcaccagctcgtttAGGTCTTCGGGACGTTTCACGGTGGCCAGAAgagcgatgaacgggcgtccgTCTTGTGATGGACCTGTTTGTCCACCCAAACACCagccaaacggcgtcttgaaggcgatgggcccagtcgttccagccggcggcttgatggaagctacatgatcatgggcctctgcgacgtcgattcctatcagcacggtcacgtcctcttgTTGCACGGTTGGGACGTCAATGCCACGTAGGTGTTtccatgactccaactgtcgagggtcgatcggcgaattcggcgtcattttcaaattgtcgacggcgtaagcgtgcTTGACGTCAAACTGGCTTTTACCATCACGAGATGTTAAGgcgaagtttactacggaagccgtaacgttagacgtggctccgtcatacgagacgacgttgatgcgtttggatggcccaacgagtcccaGCTTTCTCACTAAGTCGCTCCtaatcagcgtggtgtcgcttccggtatccaggaaaccgaaagtgttTCGTGTCGCCAGCCCCGACACGAACCGGTACAATCTTGAAATGTACACGTCGTTTTACGGTTTCCAAGTGGGTCAAGGTACCCAGAAATGCTGTCGAAGGTGGCGCTGATGGAGCAGTTGGATCCGCTAGCCTCCTCAATGGGGTGAATTCAGATCcatgaagcaaggtgtggtgaCGTGTTCCAGTACAATCAGCAATAGAGCAGCTGACATCCCTGGGACATTCCTTGCGAtcgtgttttcccgtaagacaaacaaacatcttccggacttgaatactttctcagcccttttcgtgggcgtgagagacatTAAGACGGTGCAGGTTGAGAGATGATGATCCTGCCGTTGCATACAAAGCATTTCCGTCGTTCCGTCTTCCCGGCTTGcatcttccccgatgttgATCGGCTCCTTGGAGGCACGACATGTTGACGCCGctactttcgaaccttccatcgtcgacgtgtccaatggtcgacatatgtgggaagctgggtctcgtgacgggcttcctttcgtcaaactttacacctttggacgtcgacgtaGGTAATgactcgaatacatttttccCATGTTGCTTGCTAATGGATTTTAACGTTACCCAGTCGTCTAAGTCTAGAACGTTCAGTTTTACTCCTGTCTTTTTACGTTTCTCGTTCTACTTATCCTTGAGGTAGGGCGACAATTTTGCTTCGAGGGCCATCAACGTTGTACGGCTGTATAGCTCATGGGTGTACTTCGATTTTGAGAGCGTAGCTACACCTCCGTGTAGACGATTTGCAAAGGTCTTAAGGCTGGCGGCATCTAGGCTTTTCAATGGCGGGGCCTGCAAAAGGTCGTCGAGGTACGTCTGATCCATAATTTCCGTACGACGGTACACTGCATCCAAACGTTCCCACACCACGGAGTACTTCGTTCCATCGGTAAGACATTCAACAATTTCGTTTTGTACATCTTCGGCTAGCAGCTCCTCCAACATGAAAAGAAGTACCCGAGAATCTTCATACTCTTCATACAAGGACTGGAATTTGACCTTGAATCGCGCGTAGCTTTCAGGTTACCGTCGAACggctggatcttgaagttTGGAGGTTGTAGACGGCTGCAACAGCTGCTGCGAGGACGATTACTATGGGTATGAGAACGTTCTGAGTgctcatcttcgtcgtgatccGTACGGTTGCAACTGGACGTCATCGTGGCCATCGCCCCTTGCCGTGGGTCTCGTAGAGATGCAACGGCGGCGACCAATCTTCTGCGATGTCGTACTGCATCTTCCATCGTTCAGAGGGGTGACAGGGTAGAAACGTCTTGACGAGTTGGTAAGACTGGTGATCGCCCGGGAGGTCGTCGATCTTGAATCGTGCGTGGTTGAACTTTCATGACGTGTACTTCCgttcgaaggtcttcgattttGGCATTTAATTCCACCTTAACTGCATCAATTTTCTGGTCTAACCCGTCCAACGTGTGGTGTGCTTCTCTGACTAGCGTGTTGTTGGTCGTTTTGTCTTGGGACGTGACTCTTGAACAATCAATGAGCTTACTTAGTTGTTCGCTCATGTTCCTTAACGCCTTgttgagggtttctgtgatAGAAGTTGTGTTTGCTTCCATCTGAGCccttgccgtttccaacttcaattccaGCTTCAGTATCTGTGCTTCAGTCTCCAACTCCCCTTGGGTTGATTGTTGGAGAAGGCTGGCTGGTTTAACGTTGGTACGCCTCTTTCCAGATAACGTGGTACTACATGTGATGTCCGAAGCTGATGTCCCGATCGAGCTGACGGACTGATTTGAGGAAGTGGCGTGGCGACTTGCGAATTTGATAACTTCAACGTGGTCTGTTTCGAAGTCTATTTCCCACTTAtcacatgcttgacgttgctgCTCAGTGAGGTCGGATTTACTTTCTCTATATTGGTAGTGAATTGCTTTGACTTCGTCGtaaatacgaatcaattcgttacgccatgctgctacttgcaatttcttcaatctgatggctcccatcttgtggtcttccacagcctttctgagttgtgtcgttaacttcgtgtgggtcgcctttctcttcccacgtttcttcttgagatcgttttcgggaagtaagggccgttcactcttctgccgttcaggtttcgatgcgtctaccattgggttcgggccgtgttcccaaatgtggccaatttccatattttcggctttgggtacggcttcactcatgacgtagCAACGTTATTTTAGGCTGATAAAGTCAAACGTCaacggatgtcgatgattcacgtagatacACCGATCTTCGAAGTCAGGTGGCAAACGCGTGGTGGACAGGTGGGtgccttcaggctggcgtGGATGTCTGCCAAAAGTTTACAGGGAGAATACCCGATAATTTACAAATCAGGCGAGGGTTTTACTAACGAGGACGGGAAATGCACGTGATAGTcaaatcccgggtttcggcaccatttgttgccAACTCCGTGCAAGAGTTGACAACAGAGACAGAACGAAGATGGATGAAGGATTTTAGATGAGGGTGAATGAAGATGAGGATGaagatttaacaaaaaaagactttaTTTCCAGACGtgtggaaaaaaacaaaggaaaatgcttgatttagAAATGGGAACTGAGACGGTGACGCAATACTTAACTGTCTGTGTGGGACACAAAAAAACCAGACAACAAAGACAACTTGTTGGGACGACTGTCTGGGTCGGAAACTTAGTACAAGACAGGGAACTAAGGGCTGAAAGACCGACATTCAAAGCTATTgctatttctctctctcgagatacgcaacaaatggtgccgaaacccgggactCTGGAAATCGAATAGCGTAAATCTCCATTTCCAGCTGTCCAATTTTGTACTGTTGCGACCTCGTGTTGTTCACGTTCCGTGCTCACGCTGGTCGACCAACCGGTCGAACTGTATCCGTTGATATTGTCTACATCCTGTGTCTGTTAAGCATTTGTGCTACCCTACTTCAATTGCGAGATGAGTGAGACCCAAGAAATTATCACAGATCCTACCAAGGAAGAATCCGCAGTCGCCTTAAAAATCGCCGAGTCGGCGCCGGTTCACCATGGAGGAAGTACTGGAGTCATCTCAAAACCCACCAAGGAAGAATCTGAAATGGCCTTAAAAATCGCAGAGACGGGGCACGATCACCATGGTGGAAACACGAGTTACGACCCAACAATTCCCAGTCTCACTCATTCACGAGGTCTCCGGAAGAGAGAGCACACCACGCTGTCGACCAGGATCCACGACTGTATCCGTCAACATCGTCAAGGCATTCGTCTCAGCAAGGGTCAATTGAGCATCTGGCGCATTGAACTCGTACGCCTCATTAACATCTAGCATCGCGGTCGACTGTATCATCACTTGCATCGTCAGTCACTATCAACTCAACAGTGACAAAAGCAagcgtaaaagaaaattcggcTGTATCTACAAAGATTCAACAGCTCGAAACCCAAGCTCGCCACACGCAAGACGTCTTAACCAGACATGGGGAGCTTTTGCCAGACATCGTCAAAGACATTAAGAAGTCATCTCTGCAAGCCAAACGGCAAAGTGAATCGTTACACGCGATCGAAGAATTCTACAATCGATCCAGGAGGTTAATGAAAAATCTTTAGCAACTGCcgaaaagaagatggacaTTCGATTTAAGTCTGCGACGGGCCAAATGATGGAAGAGAACGAGTCAAATGCAAATAAAGTTGAAGAGAAACTAGAAGCTATTCAGAAACACAGTGAGTCGCAGTACAAAGAACTTGACAGGCTAAAATACCTTGTACAACAGACGTGCACAAAAATGTCTAGACAGTGCCCCGAGGGTGAAAATGTATCATCCCAAGGTCGGCTGGACACGTCGATACAAGGCATGTTGATGCTCAGCGTCGCGAAGCTATAGGATGACCGCAAGGCATTACCCCATCCTCACCGCCACAGGCAGTCAATCTTTTGGAACAATGCAGAAGAGCCGGGACAACGGGCGAGCAAATAGACAGCATAGGGGCAACTATCGATATTTCCAACGATCCATCGTTTAGTTGCCAGCAACAGTCAAAGAGCGATCCAAAATCTGATTCTAGTCTCATCTGCCAACTTGTCAACTCTTTGAAAATGTCAGCATTTCCACCTCTCACCATCACCAAGTTCGACGGGAACCCGTTGAACTACCAGATGTTTAATTCTAAGTTTACGACGCTGTATCACAAACGGTGCAGCGACAAAGGAATTCGACTAGCGCATCTGCGAGAGCTGCTTGCTACGCATGTTCTCAACTCTGTAGCTGATTGTGTGCACGACCCAAGCAAATACGAAGTGGTTTGGCATCGACTCGATCAAGAATATGGTCACACCACTATCATGGCTCAGGAAGATCTGAACAACCTCCTTCGACTTCAGTCCGTGCAGCCAAATGACAGCGCCAGTCTGAAAACCTTCTCCAACAAGCTTCATGGGTCTGTCTCCGCTCTGTCAACATCTGGACTCGCAAGCGAATTAGAGTCACTGGCCACCTCATGCATGTCGTCACCATTACGCTTTTTCAGACAGCTAACACAGTTTACTGTAAAAGCAGACGTATTTCTGTTTGCTTTTACGTAATGAGTTCAGCGCCTCAAGTGGAAACaagataaactatttttgacgggaaaaacttaGCACAgtcttcactttaaaaaattcccgTTCCTAAAATAATTGATATTAAGTTATATTCCCGTTCCTAAAATAATTGATATTAAGTTATATTACTAAAATaggatatagtttaatgaatatcctatcgattaatgtaattgcgacatctagaaaacatttccttatattaaaaaaaaaattctaaaaaatgagGTAGTGTCATTAGGCACCCTATAAGATCAACGCGGTGTTCGGATAATACATGACTAGCATGTAAGTCAAAAAgtcttatagataaaaaatttaaaaaaatagtgcTAAATAGcccattatttaattaatatcagggcaaaattttatttttttatcttcatttttaatggcCCTTTTTTACGCTTGTGCAAGGGACCCTACCGCCATAAGACACCCTGTAAAAAAGCCCCAAAAACCCTCGGTGTTCGGATACTAAGGGCGGGTACTGTATGTCTACCATCAACCACGTCACCACCTCGACGCCTGAAAGAAACTTTCTGCAAACAAAAGAGGGAGGTCTGCGGGTGAACCCATCCAATACAACCTCGTTTAGCCAAACAAGAGGCAGCCCAACGTGCTTTGTCTGCAGAGATCCAATACACAAAATCGAGGAGTGTAGCACCTTTAGGAAGATGTCTCAAACAAAAGGAGCGGAGACGGTCTTCAATGCAGGGCGATGTCTCCGTTGTCtcacaggaaaacacaccagCCGACTCTGCAGACAGAAATCGATTCGATGTTCGGTCGAAGGATGCAAGTATCCGGGGCACTCGACGTTGCTTCATGGTTCCGAGTTTTCCACAAGAAAAAATGCAAGCACCTCCAGTGACTACAAGACCACACCAGAATCGACACCACCGCGTCGAGTAACTTTCGACAAAAAAGTTGACGAATCCTTCCTTGGTGCCGTATCACGCACTGGTTTGAACACACCACGTCAAgtgcttttcaaaattgttccTGTTAGTCTACAACATGGAAAGAAGGTCTTCGatacttttgtatttttagaCAGCGGAAGCGACTCCACCTTAATCCGAAGTGATGTGGCCAGAACTCAACTAGGTTTATCTGGGCCGACAACGAAGATCAACGTGACTTCTTACGACGGGGGAGTTAATCCAGTAAATGCTCACATAGTGGACTTCTTCATCAGTTCGCGAGACGGTTCGACTTCGTTTAAAGCAAGAAGAGCGTATGCAGTAGAAAATCTACAAATCGCTcaaaatccagccttttcggGCTTACAAGCAAAGGCATTCCCTCATCTCAGAAGTCCAGTCCGATCAAGTTACGACTCTAATTGGTCTCGATGTAGCAGATGCTCACGACCACAGCGAATCGCGTAAACCAATGGATGGGTCGACTGGACCGGTGGCTTTCAACACGCCGTTTGGATGGTGCCTGGGAGGCAAAGTGGGCCCGCAAAGCGAACAGGAGCAAACAAGCCATTATGTAGCCCACATCACATCGAGAGAAGATGAAAGGAGCCTTTACGAACTTATCGAGCGTTTTTGGAGGCTGAAGGCGAAGGACGCTGTACAGCCTCCCCCACTCATGTCAGCAGACGATCGCCGGGGAGAGGAGATTCCGGAGAGGACCACCAGATACATCGGGAACCATCATCATGTTGGCTGATGTAGAAGGTCGACAATCGAGAGTTACCAGACAACCGTAGTATGGCGCTCAGCCGCCTTTTCCAAATTGAACGTCGCTTCAAGAGAGACCCTAGCTACGCCAAACGATATGATGACGTCATTCAAGAATACATTGACGTTGGCCATGCTCGTCTCTTGTCCACTGAAGAAGCTAAAAGGAGAACACCAAAAACGAACTACATGCCTCATCATGGCGTTCAAAGTTCGACGAGTTTGACGACAAAGACACGAGTGGTCTTCGACTGTTCAGCAGAGTGTGAAGGTACTTCCCTgaacaaaaatcttcttcgtGGTCCGAACTACCTCCTAAGCCTACTTGGAATAATCTTGTGCTTCCGCAAGCACCAAACTCCCATCAGTCGTGACATAGAGAAGATGTATCATCAGGTTTTGGTTCCAGAAGAGGATCAAGAtgcctttcgttttttgtaCCGGTCTCCGAACAGCACGTCGCCACCGCTCACCTACAGAATGACAGTCCATGTCTTTGGAGCCGTTTCGTCGCCgtcaacttgtttgttttccttaagCAAATCAGCTGAAGACAACAAACGGAAATTTCCAGACGCAGAAGCCAGCGTAAGAACAAGCTTCTACGTCGACAACTATCTGGATTCGTTCAAGTCGGAAGAAGAGGCAATCAAACGGGCCCACCAGCTAAAGGAACTGTTgcagcggggggggggggtttaatCTCACCAAATGGTCGTCCTCGTCAAGAAAGGTCCTAGCAGCGCTAAAACCATTGGGCTTGGCCAATTCAAAGCTCGACTTAGACCTAGACAAATTGCCCATGGATCGCGCCCTAGGGATCTTTTGGGATAGTGAAATCGACGCGTTCACTTTCAAGGTGGGAGAAAAGGTCCAGTTACACGCCACACCTACTAAAAGAAATCTCGTAAGTATGGTGGCCACCGTATACGATCCGCTTGGTTTCGTTGCTCCAGTGGTATTCGCCATGAAGATGTTGACACAAGAAGTATGGCGAGCCAAGGTGGTCTGGGATGAAGAGCTACTCGAACCCTTGAAATGtcgatttcaaaaatggtgtCAAAGTTTGCCAAACTTAGCATACGTTACAGTTCGCGATGGCTAATAAACGTCGTCACGTTTCAGGAGTCATGAATCCAGCAGACGTTTGCAGTAGAGGATTGGATCCCGAAAATCTCAAAGAATTGCAGCAGTTCCATCAAGGGCCAGCCTTTCTGTTGTTGGAACCTCCATTGTGGCCACAGTGGGATCAAATCGAACAAAACGACCATCAAGATCCCGAAGCCATTCATGTCTACACAACAAGAACCGAGCCGAGTGACAATGTGATTGACCAGTGCGTagaatattattcaaacaaagtgCGCCTGGAGCGAGTACTTGCGTGGTGTTTGCGTTTTATCTCAAATTGTTGCGCCAAACTAAAGAAAGTGAAGGTGACATCAGGAGAATTGACGCCAGTCGAGACTGAAGCAGCTCTGGCAATGTGCATTCAACGTGCACAAGAAGTAGCATACCCAGAAGACATGTTGTTCTTAAAAAAGGGCAAAGAACTGCCAAACCGGTCGAAACTCAAGCAGTTCTCGACCATTATCGATGAACAACATTTAATTCGAGTGGGCGGTCGAATTGGTCAAGCACCTGTCGACTATGTGACAAGACACCCAGTGATTTTACCTCCAGAGGAACGTATCACAAGGCTAATAGTCTGGGATGCTCACATTCGAAATTACCACATTAAAGCCGATCGCTTATTGTGCGAACTTCGAACAATGTACTGGATAGTCTCTGGACGAAGGGTGATGAAATCTATACTCAACAAGTGCATTCCCTGCAAGCGAAGAAACGTACAACCAGTCGCACCACTGATGGCCCAGCTACCAGTTCATGGTATAACGCCTTTCTTGCCTCCGTTCACTCATACAGGAGTCGACTATTTTGGCCCACTAACTGTCAAAGTCGGAGGGAGAGGGCGGCGGCACGAAAAAAGATGGATTTGTCTCTTTACCTGCCTTACAACCCGATCAGTGCATTTAGAAGTGACTGCCAGCCTCAGTGCCGAGGCATTTTTATTGGCCTTTTCTCGATTCTCCAGCATGAGGGGAGAGCCAATCGTTTTGTATAGCGACAGCGGCACAAATTTTGTAGCTGGAGAAAGGGAGTTAAATGAGGCAGTCGAAGAATTACACAACAGCAAAGACTACCTGGAAGCACAGTTCACTTGTCGAAACATCGAGTGGCGTTTTTCTCCGCCAAGTGGACCTCAGTTCGGGGAGTTTGGGAGAGGCTCGTGCAATCGTGCAAAAGAGCCATGAAAGTGACCCTCGGAAACAGTGTCGTAAGTGACCAAGTCTTAAATACTGTTGTGGCTGAAATCGGGGAATTGCTTAATGCTCGACCGCTAACTCATCTCAGCGTAAACTCTGAAGATCCCGACACTCTCActccaaaaaattttttacacgCAAGACCAATGTCGTACATCCCGCTGGCATTCGTCCATCTAGACAACATGAGCATCTCAAAAAACCAGTTCACGCAAAGTCGGCTCATCGTCAACCACTATTGGAAAAGATGGATCACTGAATGTCTTCCGTATctaactgaaagaaaaaaatgggccaaGAGTCACAAAAACATCGAAGTGAACGATATTGTACTCGTTGTCGATCCATTAACTCCTCGGGGGCAGTGGCCATTGGGAAAGGTAGTCGAAATTTTCCCTACCGTGTCTGATAATGTCGTACGCGTagctaaagtaaaaatttccgGCGCAAAAAATACCTTAACTCGTCCCGTGACTAGATTATGCGTGCTGTTAACGGAAAACGAAATCACATCTGAAACGGGTCAGACACCCACACTGCCAAACTCGCTTAAGGgcgaaaaggaagaaaaaataaccATCCAATTACCGTAGTTGACAATTCACGTGATATTGTCTAGGTCCGCCCTCTAGTAAGCCCTTAGGCAATTCACTCTTTCGCACGTCGTCTAGCACATTGTGACAATTTCAGTCAGCAGTG from Daphnia carinata strain CSIRO-1 chromosome 6, CSIRO_AGI_Dcar_HiC_V3, whole genome shotgun sequence harbors:
- the LOC130692638 gene encoding uncharacterized protein LOC130692638, which produces MVTSLTKCIVRAQKLAFSEEVYALRKNLELPLRSKLRTFQPFLDEVGQMRIGGRILQAPIDYAAKHPILLPASQLLTKRIIWDHHVRNMHVKTERLLTDLRSRYWILSERKVVKSVLNNCWPCKRTSAKPSPPLMASLPIHRLTPHLPASTYTGIDYFGPLTVRVGGRGRRHEKRWVSLFTCLTTRAVHLEVANGFSMDEFLLCFSRFTSLRGKAKVVYSDNGTNFVTAEQELRQALEELISKHEELQTVMACQQIEWHFSPPHFGGVWERILQSCKRAMKTRIGNCLVTDQVLRTVIAEVAALLNAQPLTHLSMDPEDPDPLMPNHFLYGGARPYLPLQLADVKDLNVTNKQFQQSQAILQHFWNRWLREYVPHLTERRKWQEK
- the LOC130692639 gene encoding uncharacterized protein LOC130692639, with translation MANKRRHVSGVMNPADVCSRGLDPENLKELQQFHQGPAFLLLEPPLWPQWDQIEQNDHQDPEAIHVYTTRTEPSDNVIDQCVEYYSNKVRLERVLAWCLRFISNCCAKLKKVKVTSGELTPVETEAALAMCIQRAQEVAYPEDMLFLKKGKELPNRSKLKQFSTIIDEQHLIRVGGRIGQAPVDYVTRHPVILPPEERITRLIVWDAHIRNYHIKADRLLCELRTMYWIVSGRRVMKSILNKCIPCKRRNVQPVAPLMAQLPVHGITPFLPPFTHTGVDYFGPLTVKVGGRGRRHEKRWICLFTCLTTRSVHLEVTASLSAEAFLLAFSRFSSMRGEPIVLYSDSGTNFVAGERELNEAVEELHNSKDYLEAQFTCRNIEWRFSPPSGPQFGEFGRGSCNRAKEP